One segment of Pseudodesulfovibrio sp. 5S69 DNA contains the following:
- a CDS encoding alpha/beta fold hydrolase, with protein sequence MPDCRLLWCHGSLSQPWGTKSLALADVAGEFDLTMEGPDFSDLADPDERVERLVSILAEDDRPAILAGSSMGGYVAAAAALRARIPALFLLSPAFYLPGYAVHVFPALPGRVTVVHGWNDDVVPPDNAIRFARTHKATLHVLDDGHRLEASTETLCILFARFLAGATADFEERA encoded by the coding sequence ATGCCTGATTGCCGCCTGTTGTGGTGTCACGGTTCCCTGAGCCAGCCCTGGGGGACCAAGAGCCTGGCCCTGGCCGACGTTGCCGGGGAGTTCGATCTGACCATGGAAGGCCCGGATTTCAGCGACCTCGCCGACCCCGACGAGCGGGTGGAGCGCCTGGTTTCCATCCTGGCCGAGGACGACCGGCCCGCCATCCTGGCGGGGTCGAGCATGGGCGGCTACGTGGCCGCGGCCGCGGCCCTGCGCGCGCGGATCCCGGCCCTCTTCCTCCTGTCCCCGGCCTTCTATCTCCCCGGCTACGCGGTGCACGTCTTCCCCGCCCTGCCCGGGCGCGTCACCGTGGTCCACGGCTGGAACGACGACGTGGTCCCGCCGGACAACGCCATCCGCTTCGCCCGGACCCACAAGGCCACCCTGCATGTGCTCGACGACGGCCACCGCCTGGAGGCGTCCACCGAGACCCTGTGCATTCTCTTCGCCCGGTTCCTGGCCGGAGCCACGGCGGACTTCGAGGAACGCGCATGA
- a CDS encoding ABC transporter substrate-binding protein has product MRIAASSSSVPFLFPLVLLAAVLLAPPPAPAQDREKASIVLQWLPQAQFAGYFVAQDKGFYAEEGIDLAILSGGPDIQASEYLEDGRADFATLFLTTGLQRSESAPLVNIGQIVQHSALMLIAKKSSGIKTFRDLDGKKVGLWANEFQIQARALFRRQGITVTVVPQTSSLDLFMRDGVAACSAMWYNEYHTLLTYGLDESDLQPLFFNDAGLNFPEDGVYCLAKTASERPELCRRLVRATLKGWRYAFAHKDEALDIVLAHMEAAKVPASRAHQRWMLDRMEDVTMADDGAMGVLRREDFERVVWALTDTGFMDATPSYEDFYKGMAR; this is encoded by the coding sequence ATGCGCATTGCCGCATCCTCGTCCTCCGTCCCGTTCCTCTTTCCCCTCGTCCTGTTGGCCGCCGTGCTGCTCGCACCGCCGCCCGCCCCGGCGCAGGACCGGGAAAAGGCGTCCATCGTCCTGCAATGGCTGCCCCAGGCCCAGTTCGCCGGTTATTTCGTGGCCCAGGACAAGGGGTTCTACGCGGAGGAGGGCATCGACCTGGCCATCCTGTCCGGCGGCCCCGACATCCAGGCCAGCGAATATCTCGAGGACGGCCGGGCGGACTTCGCCACCCTGTTCCTGACCACCGGGCTGCAACGCAGCGAGAGCGCGCCCCTGGTCAACATTGGCCAGATCGTCCAGCACTCGGCGCTCATGCTCATCGCCAAAAAATCCTCGGGGATCAAGACGTTCCGTGACCTGGACGGCAAGAAGGTCGGTCTGTGGGCCAACGAGTTCCAGATCCAGGCGCGGGCCCTGTTCCGCCGCCAGGGCATCACGGTCACCGTGGTCCCGCAGACCTCGTCCCTGGACCTGTTCATGCGCGACGGCGTGGCCGCCTGCTCGGCCATGTGGTACAACGAGTACCACACCCTGCTGACCTACGGCCTGGACGAGTCCGACCTCCAGCCCCTGTTCTTCAACGACGCAGGCCTGAATTTCCCCGAGGACGGCGTCTACTGCCTGGCGAAGACCGCGAGCGAACGCCCCGAGCTGTGCCGCAGGCTGGTCCGGGCCACCCTCAAGGGGTGGCGCTACGCCTTTGCCCACAAGGACGAAGCCCTGGACATCGTCCTCGCGCACATGGAGGCGGCCAAGGTCCCGGCCAGCCGGGCGCACCAGCGCTGGATGCTCGACCGCATGGAGGACGTGACCATGGCCGACGACGGGGCCATGGGCGTGCTGCGCCGGGAGGACTTCGAGCGCGTGGTCTGGGCCCTGACCGACACCGGGTTCATGGACGCCACCCCGAGCTACGAGGACTTCTACAAGGGGATGGCCCGATGA
- a CDS encoding rhodanese-like domain-containing protein: MTRTLTVLGLALLCAGLVLPAHAGDFPLRPYYPEVPVITAGQLLADYDDAVIVDTRSRLEYEVAHINKAVLLPPGKGDFARRLKALRPKSAPEPLVFYCNDRTCPKSYQAARLALSQGFGHVYAYDGGIFDWITAAPDRATLMGETPARRERVISPKTLERRLLSFEEFEREAKKPNTLVIDIRDPFQRDVIPRLGHVRAIPLDPLLDLVTSRIWTEKRLLFFDAVGKQVLWLQYFLKACDYFDYGFLDGGVRAIAGDPALVRPVVEADRTVACDQDLLLRLSADRRLNNADRRVISYLAANVRSNNYVVIDMSRPGGDTGIDPAVLLDSVRKLSALGYAAHSLMQDTLIVRMDPRLAWKGPSDTDLWKDKVREFNTAMGR, encoded by the coding sequence ATGACCCGGACCCTGACGGTCCTTGGCCTGGCGCTCCTGTGCGCGGGCCTGGTCCTCCCGGCGCATGCCGGGGACTTTCCCCTGCGGCCCTATTACCCCGAGGTGCCGGTCATCACCGCCGGGCAGCTCCTGGCCGACTACGACGACGCCGTGATCGTGGACACCCGCTCCCGCCTGGAATACGAAGTGGCTCACATCAACAAGGCCGTGCTCCTGCCGCCGGGCAAGGGCGACTTCGCCCGACGGCTCAAGGCCCTGCGCCCGAAGTCCGCCCCGGAGCCCCTGGTCTTCTACTGCAACGACCGCACCTGCCCCAAAAGCTACCAGGCGGCCCGACTCGCCCTGTCCCAAGGGTTCGGCCATGTCTACGCCTATGACGGCGGCATCTTCGACTGGATCACCGCCGCCCCGGACCGGGCCACCCTCATGGGCGAGACCCCGGCCCGCAGGGAGCGGGTCATTTCCCCAAAGACCCTGGAACGCAGGCTGCTGTCCTTCGAGGAATTCGAACGCGAGGCGAAAAAACCGAACACCCTGGTCATCGACATCCGCGACCCGTTCCAGCGGGACGTGATCCCCCGCCTGGGCCACGTCCGGGCCATCCCCCTGGACCCGCTGCTCGACCTGGTCACCTCGCGCATCTGGACCGAAAAGCGGCTGCTCTTCTTCGACGCGGTGGGCAAGCAGGTCCTCTGGCTGCAATACTTCCTCAAGGCCTGCGACTATTTCGACTACGGGTTCCTGGACGGCGGCGTCCGCGCCATCGCCGGCGATCCCGCCCTGGTCCGCCCGGTGGTCGAGGCCGACCGGACCGTGGCCTGCGACCAGGACCTGCTCCTCAGACTCAGCGCCGACCGGCGGCTGAACAACGCCGACAGGCGGGTGATCAGCTACCTGGCGGCCAACGTCCGGTCCAACAACTACGTGGTCATCGACATGTCCCGGCCCGGCGGCGACACCGGCATCGACCCCGCCGTGCTGCTCGACTCCGTGAGGAAGCTGTCGGCCCTGGGCTACGCCGCGCACTCGCTCATGCAGGACACGCTCATCGTCCGCATGGACCCGAGGCTGGCCTGGAAGGGGCCGTCCGACACCGACCTGTGGAAGGACAAGGTCCGCGAATTCAACACCGCCATGGGTAGGTAG